The following are encoded together in the Candidatus Glassbacteria bacterium genome:
- a CDS encoding YbaB/EbfC family nucleoid-associated protein, with the protein MMNNLKQILQQAQKMQGQFQQIQAELENKKVEASAGGGMVHAVVNGRQELLELRIDTEVVDPKDVEMLEELVCAAVNKALENSREMMGREMRKLTGDVQLPGIFNNLFTG; encoded by the coding sequence ATGATGAACAACCTGAAGCAGATTTTACAGCAGGCGCAGAAGATGCAGGGCCAGTTTCAGCAGATCCAGGCCGAGTTGGAGAACAAGAAAGTCGAGGCCTCGGCCGGCGGCGGGATGGTGCACGCGGTGGTCAACGGGCGGCAGGAACTGCTGGAACTGAGGATCGACACGGAGGTTGTGGACCCGAAAGACGTCGAAATGCTCGAGGAACTGGTCTGCGCCGCGGTCAACAAGGCGCTGGAGAACAGCCGCGAGATGATGGGCCGGGAGATGCGCAAGCTGACCGGCGACGTTCAGCTGCCGGGCATCTTCAACAACCTGTTCACCGGCTGA
- the recR gene encoding recombination protein RecR: MSRSLEKLIKSLSRLPGIGEKTAGRLAYHLLKCPEEQARQLSESIGQLRENVFFCPTCGNITEEDPCDICRDKRREREVVCVVEEPADIRAIETSGSYRGLYHVLGGRLSPLDGVGPDELSLDRLLQRIETSKPRISELIVATNPSVEGDATALYIQRMLNGHRVRISRIACGLPAGGHLEYMDSLTISQALEGRHNL; encoded by the coding sequence ATGAGCAGGAGCCTGGAAAAGCTGATCAAGTCTCTGAGCCGCCTGCCGGGGATCGGCGAAAAAACCGCGGGCAGGCTGGCCTACCACCTGCTCAAGTGCCCCGAGGAGCAGGCCCGCCAGCTGTCCGAGTCTATCGGCCAGCTGCGGGAAAATGTCTTTTTCTGTCCGACCTGCGGCAATATCACCGAGGAAGACCCCTGCGATATCTGCCGCGACAAGCGCCGTGAGCGCGAGGTGGTCTGCGTGGTCGAGGAGCCGGCCGATATCCGCGCTATCGAAACCAGCGGCAGCTACCGTGGCCTCTACCACGTTCTGGGCGGACGGCTGAGCCCGCTGGATGGTGTCGGCCCGGATGAACTCTCGCTCGACCGGCTGCTGCAGCGGATAGAGACCAGCAAACCCAGGATCAGCGAGCTGATTGTCGCTACCAATCCCAGTGTGGAGGGAGACGCAACCGCCCTGTATATCCAGCGGATGCTCAACGGTCACCGGGTACGGATCAGCCGGATCGCCTGCGGCCTGCCCGCCGGAGGCCACCTGGAATACATGGACTCGCTCACGATCAGCCAGGCGCTGGAAGGACGGCACAACCTGTGA